A window from Argopecten irradians isolate NY chromosome 3, Ai_NY, whole genome shotgun sequence encodes these proteins:
- the LOC138318776 gene encoding uncharacterized protein, whose amino-acid sequence MVADKENSEVRNNHFNKPKNNNRISSGEKRKAKDSDHVVRATGTLFEHNRSDHNVFTEKPDSNVTTVHVSSNLDDGSKVAVCDGRETIEQEDERKQLKIDVDLRLDLCQESRAPVVTDKETDIDEYACDKKRTTTSSDSCHAKSIIRKDSSLNVIKEEKEIYDGTDVTRKDTLRREITFDEIVLDDTEILRTSTPNGNPFVQSRLRPRSCSSVSKSKCLFGNHVRPKSSITPRTPGRYEHSVRNCVSRSSASRSQRPSTANTNMSNSPRRGMETRRSFKITKEDLEHSLPKKSFFNCHDKVLKDAGFEVEEVSPAGAKKRQFMQLLQQRNRDRIERDKARKMPPPKVLGLLDLYELECSTEEHSTSVVSFEDQQSNNNKSKKNSKSTSKKKGDDEEDIRVDYQLLLIYLKYIKANPEEFLQYHEKHASSVNLIHVRQGDSLVKLGSIFQRGRHGISTESILVKAVHDIRPRFTDPGQWASANKEKELLALTSTKKENSTPAKPEPIKKEATNNQEEPKTEYERIKLKLDGWLKTVTTAQLNRAKELALRELGQEDVSLSRWWISLRSCNYIRQRSHRS is encoded by the coding sequence ATGGTGGCGGACAAAGAAAATTCAGAGGTTAGAAACAACCATTTCAATAAACCCAAGAACAACAACCGAATATCAAGTGGTGAAAAAAGGAAAGCGAAAGACAGTGATCATGTTGTTAGGGCCACCGGGACATTATTCGAGCACAACCGCAGTGATCATAATGTGTTTACGGAGAAGCCTGATTCTAATGTAACCACTGTTCACGTTTCATCTAATTTAGATGACGGAAGCAAGGTGGCTGTATGTGATGGTCGTGAAACAATAGAACAGGAAGACGAGAGGAAACAGTTGAAAATCGATGTTGATTTGAGACTAGACCTCTGTCAGGAATCTCGCGCTCCTGTTGTTACTGACAAAGAAACGGACATAGACGAATATGCATGTGATAAAAAACGGACTACAACATCTTCCGATTCGTGTCACGCGAAATCGATTATTCGCAAAGATTCATCGTTAAATGTTATAAAGGAAGAAAAGGAAATATATGACGGTACAGATGTCACAAGGAAAGACACACTTCGCCGCGAAATAACTTTTGATGAGATCGTGTTAGATGATACCGAGATATTAAGGACTAGTACACCCAATGGCAATCCTTTTGTGCAATCTCGCCTGAGACCAAGGTCTTGCTCGTCAGTCTCAAAAAGTAAATGTTTGTTTGGAAATCACGTTAGACCTAAATCTTCTATCACACCAAGAACTCCAGGACGATATGAACATTCCGTACGGAACTGTGTGAGTCGTTCATCCGCATCGCGTTCACAACGTCCATCAACAGCTAATACAAACATGTCGAACTCACCCCGAAGGGGCATGGAAACCAGAAGATCCttcaaaataacaaaagaaGATCTAGAACATTCTCTTCCAAAGAAAAGTTTCTTTAACTGCCATGATAAGGTTCTAAAGGATGCCGGGTTTGAAGTGGAAGAGGTTTCACCTGCTGGTGCCAAGAAGCGACAATTCATGCAACTGTTGCAGCAAAGAAATCGAGATCGGATAGAAAGGGACAAGGCTAGAAAAATGCCTCCACCGAAGGTACTAGGGTTATTAGATCTATATGAACTGGAGTGTAGCACAGAGGAACATTCAACATCTGTAGTAAGTTTTGAGGATCAACAatcaaataataacaaaagcAAGAAAAATTCGAAATCGACATCCAAGAAAAAAGGCGATGACGAAGAAGACATTCGTGTGGATTACCAACTCCTGTTGATATACCTAAAGTATATCAAAGCAAATCCCGAGGAATTTCTTCAGTATCACGAAAAACACGCGTCTTCCGTAAATCTTATACATGTTCGACAGGGAGATTCACTTGTGAAATTAGGAAGTATTTTCCAGCGCGGTAGACACGGAATTTCCACCGAGAGTATCCTTGTAAAAGCTGTGCATGATATTAGGCCACGGTTCACTGATCCGGGACAGTGGGCGTCTGCCAACAAAGAGAAAGAACTGCTAGCGTTAACAtcaacaaaaaaagaaaacagcACTCCAGCAAAGCCGGAGCCGATCAAGAAAGAAGCTACGAATAACCAGGAAGAGCCAAAGACTGAATACGAAAGGATAAAATTGAAACTAGATGGATGGTTAAAAACAGTGACGACTGCACAGCTGAATAGGGCGAAGGAGCTCGCGCTGAGAGAGCTTGGACAAGAGGATGTATCCCTATCTAGGTGGTGGATCTCTCTCAGGTCATGTAACTACATCAGGCAGAGAAGTCATAGAAGCTAA